Proteins encoded in a region of the Pseudothermotoga elfii DSM 9442 = NBRC 107921 genome:
- a CDS encoding sensor domain-containing diguanylate cyclase: MSKLNKLLIFLIALCIFLLSLYIFYLSNSTKARQRIIQAEKTLKGAVEFVGMTVHENFFRDDNVYRAVIQEDEVFLKQKLQEIIDKYPNVIRVYIQEVEQEYLNSLEIFTVDIVNGNFRLSFKICKKDLSAYVSGKLARVILNAQQFINSLGFDDIQINGASYEYSGPLISSLEILTSALIALCSTFIFAFVARWRKLNLEKRYHEKLHRRTLCQEAILNFTKIVLSGQVEDSYQFLLEKAVELVPGAQAGSLLMKKNDVFVLTHVAGYDPKIAGKMFFKPHELAQQIDGRIRIIKDLHQINTQNLDEVRKEFLYSVDKVAKIKSLLSIPIIAKDEVVAFLNLDNFENENAFNEEAVNIAELFAGHVGVLFERMRLEEELKIQKQLMEYLSYHDPLTDLPNRRMLEEYVEKTFAIASRENKPVCVIYMDLYKFKDVNDTFGHPVGDDLLKILGNRLKKEIRRGDMVARFGGDEFVFVLYDVSVEGAIEFSRRLLEFIQKPIVLQNKIFTISANLGIAVYPADGDNFETVLRNADMALYTAKRKEQPFAIFSQISQS, translated from the coding sequence TTGAGTAAATTGAATAAACTTTTGATTTTTCTAATAGCCCTCTGTATTTTCCTGCTCAGTCTGTACATTTTTTATCTTTCAAATAGCACAAAAGCGCGTCAAAGGATTATACAGGCGGAAAAAACTCTGAAGGGAGCTGTTGAATTTGTTGGAATGACGGTGCATGAAAACTTCTTTCGCGATGATAATGTGTACAGAGCAGTAATCCAGGAAGATGAGGTTTTCTTGAAGCAAAAACTACAGGAGATAATTGATAAATATCCAAATGTGATCAGGGTATATATCCAGGAAGTTGAACAGGAATACCTCAATTCTTTAGAAATTTTTACTGTGGATATTGTAAATGGAAATTTCAGGCTAAGTTTCAAAATTTGCAAAAAGGATCTTTCCGCTTACGTTTCGGGAAAACTTGCGCGAGTGATCCTGAATGCGCAGCAGTTTATAAACTCTCTCGGTTTTGATGATATACAGATCAATGGTGCATCGTACGAATACAGTGGCCCATTGATTTCTTCTCTTGAGATTTTGACATCCGCTTTAATAGCGTTATGCTCAACTTTCATTTTTGCTTTTGTGGCCCGATGGAGAAAATTAAACTTAGAGAAAAGGTATCATGAGAAACTCCACAGGAGGACACTTTGTCAGGAAGCTATACTTAATTTCACGAAAATCGTCTTGAGCGGTCAGGTGGAAGATAGTTATCAGTTTCTTCTGGAAAAGGCTGTTGAGCTTGTTCCTGGTGCCCAGGCTGGAAGTTTGCTGATGAAGAAAAACGATGTTTTTGTTCTAACGCATGTTGCTGGATACGATCCAAAAATAGCTGGTAAGATGTTTTTCAAACCCCATGAACTGGCGCAGCAAATTGATGGAAGAATCAGAATAATAAAAGATCTGCACCAGATCAATACCCAGAACTTAGATGAGGTGAGAAAGGAATTCCTCTACTCAGTTGATAAAGTTGCTAAGATAAAATCTTTGCTATCTATTCCCATCATTGCAAAAGATGAAGTTGTTGCATTTTTGAATCTCGATAACTTTGAAAACGAGAACGCTTTTAATGAGGAAGCTGTAAACATAGCAGAACTTTTTGCGGGCCATGTTGGTGTATTGTTCGAACGAATGAGACTGGAGGAAGAATTGAAAATTCAAAAACAGTTGATGGAATATCTTTCATACCATGATCCACTTACAGATTTGCCAAACAGAAGAATGCTTGAAGAATACGTTGAAAAAACTTTCGCCATTGCGAGCCGGGAAAACAAACCAGTATGTGTTATATATATGGATCTTTATAAATTCAAAGATGTAAACGACACATTTGGCCATCCTGTTGGGGATGATCTACTGAAAATTCTGGGCAACCGATTGAAAAAAGAAATCAGGCGAGGAGATATGGTTGCCAGATTTGGTGGAGATGAGTTTGTTTTTGTTCTTTATGATGTCTCAGTAGAAGGAGCCATAGAGTTCTCCAGGCGCCTGCTTGAATTTATTCAAAAACCAATCGTGCTTCAGAATAAGATTTTTACAATTTCTGCCAATCTTGGAATAGCGGTTTATCCGGCAGATGGCGATAACTTTGAAACTGTTTTGAGAAATGCAGACATGGCTCTTTATACTGCCAAAAGGAAAGAACAACCATTTGCCATTTTTTCACAAATATCTCAATCTTGA
- a CDS encoding amidohydrolase — MKILFKGAHVFPISKKPFTGDVLVENGKIRQIGEKIKPGKGTEIFDVSGKYLFPGFIDAHCHIGLYPEGLGATESEGNEMTDPVTAHLQALDAFYPDDVAISKALSGGVTTVFVVMGSANPVGGQGFIAKFNGKTAAEMCIKNPAGVKMAFGENPKRVYSEKKIMPNTRMGTASVIRSFLMKSQDYMKKKESILKEGKEFTERDPKYEVGEKLLKRELPARMHAHRADDILTAIRIAEEFNLSFVIEHCTEGYKIADILASKKVPVVAGPLLTFATKLELRDMTMGALKILSEKGVLTALMCDHPVIPLEHATVQAAAAMRYGVKEEELLKMLTINPATILGLSEKVGSLEPGKDADIVIWSGHPFDMKSVVEKVFIEGNMVYSK, encoded by the coding sequence GTGAAGATTCTTTTCAAGGGAGCACACGTTTTTCCAATAAGCAAAAAGCCTTTCACTGGCGATGTACTGGTAGAAAATGGCAAAATCAGGCAAATTGGCGAGAAGATCAAACCCGGCAAAGGTACAGAGATTTTTGATGTATCGGGAAAATATCTTTTCCCGGGTTTTATCGATGCCCATTGCCATATTGGGTTGTATCCAGAGGGCCTTGGGGCAACGGAGAGCGAAGGTAACGAAATGACTGATCCAGTGACAGCACATTTGCAAGCTCTTGATGCTTTTTATCCAGACGATGTGGCTATAAGTAAAGCTCTATCTGGAGGTGTTACAACTGTTTTCGTAGTTATGGGAAGTGCCAACCCGGTCGGTGGGCAGGGATTCATAGCAAAATTCAACGGAAAAACGGCTGCTGAGATGTGTATCAAAAATCCCGCGGGTGTTAAAATGGCTTTCGGAGAAAATCCCAAACGTGTATATTCAGAGAAAAAAATTATGCCAAACACTCGAATGGGTACCGCGTCGGTTATCAGATCATTTCTTATGAAATCCCAGGATTATATGAAAAAGAAAGAGTCAATTTTGAAAGAAGGCAAAGAATTTACCGAGAGAGATCCAAAATACGAAGTGGGTGAAAAATTACTCAAAAGAGAACTTCCTGCAAGAATGCACGCTCATAGAGCAGATGATATATTGACTGCTATTAGAATAGCGGAAGAATTCAACCTGAGCTTCGTAATTGAACATTGTACTGAAGGATACAAAATAGCGGATATACTGGCATCAAAAAAGGTACCCGTTGTCGCTGGTCCTTTGCTTACTTTTGCAACCAAACTTGAACTCAGAGATATGACAATGGGAGCTTTAAAAATTTTATCAGAAAAAGGTGTTTTAACTGCTCTGATGTGCGATCATCCTGTCATACCACTTGAACATGCGACTGTCCAGGCTGCAGCGGCAATGAGATATGGTGTTAAAGAAGAAGAGTTACTGAAAATGTTAACAATAAATCCTGCCACAATTCTTGGTTTATCAGAAAAGGTAGGCTCTCTCGAACCAGGAAAGGACGCTGACATAGTTATATGGTCAGGGCATCCTTTCGATATGAAATCCGTTGTGGAAAAAGTTTTTATAGAGGGTAATATGGTTTACAGTAAATGA
- a CDS encoding sulfide/dihydroorotate dehydrogenase-like FAD/NAD-binding protein, whose translation MSNEILKKTKLAPQVYDFIIKNEEIAKRAKPGQFVVVRIGEKGERIPLTIADTYENSFRMVVRAVGKTTYELCMMEEGQHLSDIAGPLGNPSEIDYFGDVMLIGGGVGIATLLPIAKELKRFNNRLHVILGGRNKDYVIMLEEFENLCDELIITTDDGSMGIKGVVTDGMDLVMKNTKINIAWAVGPTIMMKFCSIKAKELGIEKIWVSLNPIMIDGTGMCGACRVTVDGKMKFACVDGPEFDGEKVDWDELLKRLSQYRDEEEISFGKFKEQVGDLSWL comes from the coding sequence TTGAGCAACGAAATTCTGAAGAAGACAAAACTTGCCCCGCAGGTTTATGATTTCATCATAAAAAATGAAGAGATTGCAAAAAGAGCAAAACCAGGTCAATTTGTTGTGGTAAGGATAGGGGAAAAAGGTGAGCGAATACCATTGACAATAGCAGATACTTATGAAAATAGCTTTAGAATGGTAGTGCGCGCGGTAGGAAAAACAACGTACGAGCTGTGTATGATGGAAGAAGGGCAGCATCTATCTGATATAGCTGGACCACTTGGGAATCCAAGTGAAATAGATTATTTTGGAGATGTGATGTTGATTGGCGGAGGTGTTGGCATAGCCACATTACTGCCAATTGCAAAGGAGTTGAAAAGATTCAACAACAGATTACATGTAATTCTTGGTGGGCGGAATAAAGATTACGTAATCATGCTCGAAGAATTTGAAAATCTCTGCGATGAATTGATAATTACGACTGATGATGGTTCTATGGGAATTAAAGGTGTTGTAACTGATGGCATGGATCTGGTTATGAAAAATACGAAAATAAATATTGCATGGGCTGTTGGACCTACAATTATGATGAAATTCTGTAGCATCAAGGCAAAAGAGCTTGGAATAGAAAAGATCTGGGTTTCACTCAATCCTATTATGATAGATGGCACCGGTATGTGTGGGGCATGCAGAGTAACTGTTGATGGAAAAATGAAATTTGCGTGTGTTGATGGTCCAGAATTTGACGGGGAAAAGGTTGATTGGGATGAGCTACTTAAGCGTTTGAGTCAGTACAGAGACGAAGAGGAAATAAGTTTTGGAAAATTCAAAGAACAAGTGGGTGATCTTTCATGGCTTTAA
- the gltA gene encoding NADPH-dependent glutamate synthase, with amino-acid sequence MALKPPAKKVRMKEQEPQERIHNFFEVALGYSEREAMEEAKRCLQCVHHPCVSGCPVGIDIPGFIKKIKENRFYEAVKILKYYNNLPAVCGRVCPQETQCEAKCVVGKIPGSEPVAIGRLERFVADWEAVNVKDNQIELPENKNKKVAVIGSGPAGLTAAADLAKQGYVVDVFEALHKPGGVLVYGIPEFRLPKSIVDREIAYIKSLSVRILVNTPVGRAVTVEELLQNYDAIFIGVGAGTPKFMNIPGTNLNGVYSANEFLTRVNLMKAYLFPEFDTPIRKGKKVVVVGGGNVAMDAARSALRLGAQEVTVIYRRTEQEMPARKEEYFHAVEEGVHFRWLTQPIEYLGDEKGTLIGVRCITMELGEPDKTGRRKPIPIEDSDFVIEADTVVEAIGTDANRFLLNQFKGLSINKWGYIVADEQTGATTLKKVFAGGDIVTGAATVIEAMGAGKKAAYWIGKYLEGEFNPWK; translated from the coding sequence ATGGCTTTAAAGCCTCCAGCAAAGAAAGTGCGTATGAAAGAGCAGGAACCTCAGGAACGAATCCACAATTTTTTTGAAGTTGCTCTTGGTTATTCAGAGCGTGAAGCAATGGAAGAAGCTAAAAGATGTTTGCAGTGCGTTCATCACCCATGTGTAAGCGGTTGTCCTGTTGGGATAGATATTCCCGGTTTTATAAAAAAGATTAAAGAAAATAGATTTTATGAAGCGGTAAAAATTCTCAAATATTACAATAACCTTCCGGCTGTTTGTGGAAGGGTATGCCCACAGGAAACTCAATGTGAAGCAAAGTGTGTTGTTGGGAAAATACCTGGTTCTGAGCCTGTTGCCATAGGTAGGCTGGAAAGATTTGTCGCAGACTGGGAAGCTGTTAATGTTAAAGACAATCAAATCGAATTGCCCGAAAATAAAAATAAAAAAGTGGCTGTGATTGGCTCTGGACCTGCCGGATTAACAGCGGCTGCCGATCTTGCAAAGCAGGGTTATGTGGTTGATGTATTCGAAGCACTTCATAAACCAGGTGGTGTCCTTGTTTATGGTATACCGGAATTCAGGTTGCCAAAATCCATAGTTGACAGAGAGATTGCTTACATTAAATCCCTCTCCGTTAGAATTTTGGTAAATACACCTGTGGGCAGAGCAGTAACTGTTGAAGAGTTGCTGCAAAATTACGATGCCATCTTTATTGGAGTTGGTGCCGGTACACCGAAATTCATGAATATCCCGGGAACCAATTTGAATGGTGTTTATTCTGCAAATGAATTTCTTACAAGAGTAAATTTGATGAAAGCTTATCTCTTTCCAGAATTTGACACGCCGATAAGAAAGGGAAAGAAAGTAGTTGTGGTCGGAGGAGGAAATGTCGCTATGGATGCGGCAAGGAGTGCCCTGAGGCTTGGCGCACAAGAGGTAACAGTTATTTATAGAAGAACAGAGCAGGAAATGCCTGCTCGAAAAGAAGAGTATTTCCATGCTGTTGAAGAAGGTGTACATTTCCGATGGCTTACGCAACCAATTGAGTATCTCGGTGATGAAAAAGGTACTTTGATTGGTGTGAGATGCATAACGATGGAGCTTGGGGAACCAGATAAAACTGGCAGAAGAAAACCTATACCCATAGAGGATAGTGATTTTGTCATTGAAGCGGACACAGTTGTTGAAGCTATCGGTACGGACGCAAACAGGTTTCTGCTGAATCAGTTTAAAGGATTATCAATAAATAAATGGGGTTATATTGTTGCGGACGAACAAACAGGCGCGACAACTCTGAAAAAAGTCTTTGCAGGTGGTGACATTGTTACTGGCGCCGCTACGGTTATAGAGGCCATGGGAGCGGGAAAAAAAGCTGCATACTGGATAGGAAAGTATCTTGAAGGCGAGTTCAATCCTTGGAAGTGA
- a CDS encoding LVIVD repeat-containing protein: protein MKKWALLFSAFLLLCGCLKLDSSKGSLVVKILSEKVIPDSTAVQGLIILQNDSRTIQQFFNFPGQSEIGFEGLETGFWNIEVNLLDSHGYALYSAHKQVTVVAGQTTSTSISLELNKADLELVISVNSDQIDRINIELSCNEEKIEEQSTVINNAAFFNFSGLLSAVWNLRIELYSLDNLIMVCPSSGAYGLELQPGRTNVFQIEIDNFGSVTIEILSNDLEAVSNATAVNLDEGISIQWEAVYGADYYDIYRKEGNLWVKMNTDDLSETNFVDTYVEEGEEYSYVINARSIDGKHSGFSQPFTIVRDIRRVFVFSNEKIYVFHWNEDRLDNFQEIQVSETLLDIGAENRYLITVGHYPCTFTRYNGTTFSKECQNIFQAYPLSASFNGDYFYTVAGNYLLKLSSKTLDYQQFPFPGVARISVDDFLCAADNTGMVSIYALSDFSNYLDRVNGSFAFTRGGSVYVFSQGQINIYHVDGQDVTLNKQIAFSRDPLNMRVYNNYIYAGTDNGVYIINIDDGSQNTIASGLLIRDLEIFDKKLYIVENNELLVYDLINPSMPVFITSTIFPVNCFGVSVD, encoded by the coding sequence ATGAAAAAATGGGCGCTACTTTTTTCGGCCTTTTTGCTGCTGTGTGGTTGTTTAAAACTTGACAGTTCAAAAGGATCTCTGGTTGTAAAAATCCTCAGTGAGAAAGTAATTCCTGATTCAACAGCTGTTCAAGGACTGATAATTCTTCAAAACGACTCCAGGACGATTCAACAGTTTTTCAATTTTCCCGGTCAGTCAGAGATCGGTTTTGAAGGACTTGAAACGGGTTTCTGGAATATTGAGGTAAATTTGCTCGACAGCCATGGATATGCTTTGTATTCTGCACATAAACAGGTAACTGTTGTTGCTGGTCAGACGACAAGCACTTCGATTAGCTTAGAGTTGAATAAGGCGGATTTGGAGCTTGTGATTTCTGTTAATTCTGATCAGATTGATCGAATTAATATAGAACTTTCATGTAACGAGGAGAAAATAGAAGAACAATCTACAGTGATCAACAATGCAGCATTCTTTAATTTTAGCGGGCTACTCAGTGCAGTATGGAATCTGAGAATAGAGCTCTATTCTCTTGACAACTTGATCATGGTTTGCCCTTCAAGTGGAGCTTATGGATTAGAACTTCAGCCAGGGAGAACGAATGTTTTTCAGATAGAGATAGATAACTTTGGATCAGTTACAATAGAGATTTTGAGCAATGATCTGGAAGCAGTTTCAAATGCGACCGCCGTAAATCTTGATGAAGGAATAAGTATACAATGGGAAGCGGTTTATGGGGCAGATTACTACGACATATACAGAAAAGAAGGAAATCTGTGGGTTAAAATGAATACCGATGATCTTTCGGAAACAAATTTTGTTGACACATATGTTGAAGAAGGCGAAGAGTACAGTTATGTCATAAACGCAAGATCTATCGATGGAAAACACAGCGGTTTTTCCCAGCCATTCACAATTGTTCGTGATATCAGGAGAGTATTTGTGTTTTCAAATGAAAAAATCTATGTATTCCACTGGAATGAAGACAGACTCGATAATTTTCAGGAAATACAGGTTTCAGAAACTCTGCTTGATATAGGGGCTGAAAACAGATACCTGATCACAGTTGGTCACTATCCTTGTACATTTACAAGATACAATGGAACTACCTTTTCTAAAGAATGCCAGAACATTTTTCAAGCCTACCCACTTTCTGCTTCTTTTAATGGCGATTATTTTTATACTGTTGCAGGGAATTATCTACTAAAATTAAGCAGTAAAACGCTGGATTATCAGCAATTTCCTTTTCCTGGAGTTGCAAGAATTTCTGTTGATGACTTTTTGTGCGCAGCAGATAATACCGGAATGGTGAGTATATACGCGCTCTCGGATTTTTCAAACTATCTTGATAGAGTTAACGGTTCATTTGCATTCACCAGGGGAGGAAGTGTTTATGTGTTTTCCCAGGGGCAGATCAATATTTACCACGTGGATGGGCAGGATGTTACTCTGAACAAACAGATAGCATTCAGTAGAGACCCCTTGAATATGCGTGTTTATAATAACTACATCTATGCAGGAACAGATAATGGAGTATACATAATAAACATAGATGATGGCAGTCAGAATACGATTGCTTCAGGATTGTTGATACGTGATCTGGAAATCTTCGATAAAAAACTTTATATTGTCGAGAATAACGAGTTACTGGTTTATGATTTGATCAATCCATCGATGCCTGTTTTCATAACTTCGACGATCTTTCCAGTTAATTGTTTTGGAGTGAGTGTTGATTGA
- a CDS encoding metallophosphoesterase, with protein sequence MWLIISDTHDNIPKIRQFLDEAKRRNVTHIFHCGDVISPFALAEFLKQDCDFYGVFGNNDGEKILLNQKSSGRMKKGPAELIISKYRILMMHEPISIDAFLEANFFDFVFYGHTHKVDVRKSSKTVVLNPGDASGYLSNQATAVFLEPETGQLEVYHL encoded by the coding sequence ATGTGGTTGATCATTTCAGACACGCATGATAATATACCAAAAATACGCCAATTTCTTGATGAAGCGAAGAGAAGAAATGTAACTCACATCTTTCATTGTGGAGATGTAATTTCTCCCTTTGCACTTGCCGAGTTTCTCAAGCAAGACTGTGATTTTTATGGTGTGTTTGGAAATAATGACGGAGAAAAAATATTGCTGAATCAGAAATCCTCCGGCAGAATGAAGAAAGGCCCAGCTGAACTGATTATCAGCAAATACAGAATTTTGATGATGCACGAACCGATTAGTATCGATGCTTTTTTAGAAGCGAATTTCTTCGATTTTGTTTTTTACGGCCACACACACAAAGTGGATGTGAGAAAAAGTTCAAAAACTGTGGTCCTGAACCCGGGAGATGCAAGTGGGTATCTATCTAATCAAGCTACAGCTGTTTTTCTCGAACCTGAGACTGGACAACTCGAAGTGTACCATTTGTGA